DNA sequence from the Desmodus rotundus isolate HL8 chromosome 4, HLdesRot8A.1, whole genome shotgun sequence genome:
GGTTACAGCCTGCAATTAACATAAGAATTTAACGAACTTGAAGACGGGGAGCGCAGTTAGGGGACCTGGAGCGGGCGCCCGAGCACCTAGAGCGCCGGAACTTTTCTTTGGGTGTAAAAACTCTTTGATTGGCTGCTCGCACGCGCCTGCCCGCGCCCTCCATTGGCTGAGCAGACACGCGACCGGCGcgaggagggggctgggagatGAGCTGGGGGGAGCCACACTGGCGCGTGCCGCTTTTTAAAGGGGCGCAGCGCCCTCAGCAACCGGAGAAGCTTCGTTGCACGCGACCTGGTGTGTGATCTCCGAGTAGGTGGGGGAGGGTtgaggaggggaaaaaacagacCTTGCAGTAGAGACCCgggaaggtttttttgtttgttttgttttgctttgtcgAGCTGGTTTGCCAGTGCCTCCTCCGACCCTGCACCTCTGAGCGTCTTCAGTGCAATGTCCCGCCTGCTGCACGTAGAAGAGTGGGCTGAAGTGAAGGAGTTAGGGGACCACCATCGCCATCCCCAGTCGCACCACCTCCCGCAGCCGCCACAGCCACCTGAGACCCTGCAGACCAGAGAGCATCCTGTCTACCCGGCCGAGCTGTCCCTCCTGGACAGCACCGACCCACGCGCCTGGCTGGCCCCCACCTTGCAGGGCATCTGCACGGCACGCGCCGCCCAGTATTTGCTGCATTCCCCCGAGCTGGGTGCCTCCGAGGCCGCGGCGTCTCGGGAGGAGGTAGACAGCCGGGGGGAGCTGGTGAGGAGAAGCGGCAGCGGCAGCAGTAACAAGAGCCCTGGCCCCGTGAAAGTGCGCGAACAGCTGTGCAAGCTGAAAGGCGGGGTGGTGGTAGAAGACCTGGGCTGCAGCCGCCAGCGTGCCCCCTCCAGCAAACAGGTGAACGGGGTGCAGAAGCAAAGGCGGCTGGCGGCCAACGCTAGGGAGCGGCGCAGGATGCACGGGCTGAACCACGCCTTCGACCAGCTGCGCAACGTTATCCCGTCCTTCAACAATGACAAGAAGCTGTCCAAGTACGAGACCCTGCAGATGGCCCAGATCTACATCAACGCCTTGTCCGAGCTTCTCCAAACGCCCAGCGGCGGGGAGCAGCCACCGCCACCGCCAGCGTCTTGCAAGAGCGACCACCACCACCTTCGCACCGCCGCCCCCTATGAGGGCGGTGCGGGCACGGCGACCGCAGCTGGGGCACAGCCGGCGTCCGGAGCGGGCCCGCGGCCCACACCTCCTGGAAGTTGCCGGACTCGCTTCTCGGCCCCGGCCTCCGCGGGAGGATACTCCGTGCAGCTGGACGCTTTGCACTTCTCTACTTTCGAGGACAGCGCCCTGACGGCGATGATGGCGCAAAAGAACCTGTCGCCTTCGCTGCCCGGGGGAATCTTGCAGCCAGTGCAGGAGGAAAGTAGCAAAACTTCGCCCCGGTCTCACCGAAGCGACGGAGAGTTTTCCCCCCATTCCCATTACAGTGACTCGGATGAGGCAAGTTAGGAAGGTGGCAGACACCCTGAAAACTGAGACAGAAACAAAATCGTCCTTTCCCAGTGTGCGGGAAGCCCCGCGGTTAAAGACCCCCGCACCCTTTTAATTTTTCCTGGGCGATGGTCGTTGTTTAGCAACGACTTGGCTTCAGATGGCAGCTACATTTGATGCTTTGCAAAAGCCGCCGCTATTCCAAACTTCCTGTCGTCCAATATTGTTTGATGAAAACTTGTTAAAGttattttcttccctcccaccttcttCTCCCCCTGTAGATAACAGAAAAGGTATAATtaattatatggaaccatatatGGCATCATTATTCTAGTTCCCTGCTGCCAATACGCTGCTAAAACGTCGCATCTTCTCTGTTGCTGGtttgtgtttaatttattttatgccCTGGGCATCCATCCCTGTGTGTTGCGCGCACTCACGCCTGGGAGAGTTAATATTCCTAAGTTGTTTCCCAAAATGCATTATGAATCGCAAAGTTAAGACTTCCAGAGTAAATAACTTTTGGCTATGGAATTGTTCGAAAACGGGAAACTTGGGAGTTTACATATTGTATGAACGTACCCTGTCTGTATATCGGATCGCGAGAAAGTTGGCGTCTTTTAGGAAACTTGGCGCACGCACTTTATCAGCCGCTCCTGCTGTGGCTCTGGGACAAACTCAACTGCCAATTGCAGACcagttatgtttttttaaacacgGCCACTTGGAATCCTTAATTCAGCTCTTTgcaaatctttgtttaaaaaattaaaatgaaaaaatatccagtAGTGTCAAAAGCATTTGgtcaattttattttgctttgttaatGTTAGAAAAGTTATTTATTATTGAGTGATTGCTACCATTTCTACTTACCTTGATTCATTTTTTTACGTTTTCTACTcgagatcattttattttaagttagCAAAGCCAACTGCCATTGTTTTATGTATGTCCTTttgcaaatgataaaa
Encoded proteins:
- the ATOH1 gene encoding transcription factor ATOH1, translated to MSRLLHVEEWAEVKELGDHHRHPQSHHLPQPPQPPETLQTREHPVYPAELSLLDSTDPRAWLAPTLQGICTARAAQYLLHSPELGASEAAASREEVDSRGELVRRSGSGSSNKSPGPVKVREQLCKLKGGVVVEDLGCSRQRAPSSKQVNGVQKQRRLAANARERRRMHGLNHAFDQLRNVIPSFNNDKKLSKYETLQMAQIYINALSELLQTPSGGEQPPPPPASCKSDHHHLRTAAPYEGGAGTATAAGAQPASGAGPRPTPPGSCRTRFSAPASAGGYSVQLDALHFSTFEDSALTAMMAQKNLSPSLPGGILQPVQEESSKTSPRSHRSDGEFSPHSHYSDSDEAS